TTTCTTCAAGATGAAAACGACATCCTACTCAACTTTACAAAATCACTCCCTCAGCTATCATTCAAACTACAATTTTTCCAAGAGTATAAACTGTCAAATAATTATTCTAATAAAAAACCTTAACCAAACTTCACCAATATTTTTACTGGGCCGTATCTTCCCGCTCATCAAGCATTAAATTTTTCCGGCACCACTTttcaacttgaaataattttatgaacacaacgcaactaactatacgcgaaacactCATCTTTTTAAAGAACACTAAACACACCGACATCTAAAACAAGGCTTAACACATGGGCGGTTTTCgcctctgtaaatacataacgctacatTAACTATAAATATGCAACCCGAATGATCCCGCTGCAACGCGAGGGCCAATTCGGATCTCGTTATAATGATCTATGAACTCAAATAAGCAAATAAAACAAAACGTAAGAGTGAATGAGTTTTTAGGGAGGCCAATTACATTATATAAATTTTCAACCCTTAAATATCAAAAAAAGTCATACTAGTAGCACAAAAATCAAGGTAGGCCAATGCCCTCCTTTGTCTCCATAAACCTCCGCCTCTGCTCGGGTAATCAAGCTTCCCGAACGCAAAACTTGTTACCATGTGAATTGCGCATTATTTatgtgcaccctctagtcacactcttttttgaacaatttggcatagccaggaattgaacccgggtagtGTGCTTCATTGggaaactcggtggccactcaggcgaTTTCGGCATAACAAAGCTTGCCTGATCGTTTAGTCAACGAGACGTACGTAAGTCGACATAGCTCTATTTATATGCTCTTTTGGCGAAAGAGGACTGTCTATCCAAAGCCCTGCTCTACTTTTTTCATCGAGATTGGGTTGGTGCTCCGAGTTTTCTAACCTAACTCCCAGTTCTAGTAGTACAAGCTTCATGATGTACACAGTTCAACTTGTATCATACTACCATTCGCCTATTAAATAACCTTTGGTAATCATGAGGGTAGTCTTTTTTTCTTTTGGTTCCACACGTACTCGAGTTCTAACATTTGAATTTCTCTTACATTCTACGATCCCGAAACAGATCCTATCAAATATTTCACATTTTCTATGAACATCTCTATTTTAGGTATTCGGGGAATCCTCCTTAATAGACGAAATATTCCTATTTTGTCAATGCCAATTTAATCAATGCTATTAGCTGTGAATTCGAACTTTTTGGTATTTTGCGTTTCTTCGGATGATATGATGGGTCAATCATTTGCTTCATTGGTTTCAACGGTGGCAGCTGCGGAATCTGCTATTGGGTTAGCCATTTTCATTATTAGTTGTTGTTTCCATTTGGTAGTTTTTTTTTATCGTTGTTAATATTACCGGCACGACCCATCCAGATTATGTCCGCGGATTGGTAGTGAGAGGACTCTTAGTACCTGCATACCCAAAAGGGGGCGCTGGTTAAAACACAAGACTTTTTCTCTTTTTTGCTCTCCCTTAGCCCCCCGAACCGCGCAAAATGGTCGTCTATTACACGGCTCactaactcatatatatatatatatatatatatatatatatatatatatatatatatatatatatatatttgcgaaGTTGCAAATCTATGAACGATTCCATAACAGCCCCCGCCGACGAATAATAGGTACCGCCACTCCaggcagatatatatatatatatatatatatatatatatatatatatatatatatatatatatatatatatatatatatatatatatataattgttcactAGTTTCATTTGAAATTTCACTTTTATTTGATACGGAGTGCTACATATCGAGCTAGCTAGTACATATTTCTTTCGAAAGAAATCATGCCAATTATTATTACATAcatagtacatatatatatatagtagtacgTAATGCACGATTGCACGGTGACCATGCATCATGATAACATCAGTATATACTTGGTTTTGAGTTTGTTTGTAAGCAGTTGCCTCTGCAAAAGTAGAGCAACATTTGCATCCTCCTCTTTGGTTGTATCGTCCACCGCCACAGCAACCATACCTACACCCACCatgtccaccaccaccaccacctccctGCTGACTGCCACCGTTGTCATGTCCTCCACGTCCGCCATCGTTGTCATGTCCTCCACGTCCGCCACCGTTGTCATGACCTCCATGTCCACCGCCGTTGTCATATCCTCCACGTCCGCCACCGTTGTCATGACCTCCATGTCCACTACCGTTGTTATATCCTCCACGTCCACGTCCGCCACCGTTGTCATGACCTGCATGTCCACTACCGTTGTCATATCCTCCACGTCCGCCACCGTTACCATTGTCATGTCCACTCCGTCCACCACCATTGTATTCTCCACGGCCTCGGTCATCAAGTGTACCTGCACCAATCAATGGTAGTCGTCCATTTTCATGGTTTTTAATGGAGTTACGATATACACCTAATTTATAAGAAAATTTctatacaaaaaataaaaaataacgtGCAAATGCATACAATATAATTAAGGTGGACCAACAGAAGTATGAACAGAAGAATATGTATTGTGTTTGATCCATCTTTTATATGACACGTAATTTTGTTTCTGTCTTCTCTCTTAACGTCTCGTGATAAATAAAATAATCATCATTATCTTAAGAAATGACATTCTTGCTAATCCATAATTACTGTACGATCTACAAATGACGGAACAAATTTGTCACTAACTAACTTGTCTGTCATGTAGATTGTGCCACATGTTATCATTATATTGTTAGCTTGAACGATATTTAGTATGAACAAAGTTAAGTCTAATATAATATATTATCATATCATATTTTATACGGAGTATATGGTAATGGTATTATTAAAGGTTACTTACTGTCCTTTGCAGCAACTACTTCAGAGGTAATGAGAAGCACAACAGCAAAAGCTAGAGCAAGAAAAAAGTAAATTTTTGAAGAAGCCATTTTTTATATAAAAGGAAATATttggaagaagaagaaggatgAGGAAACTAGTGTGTTATATGTATCTTTTTATACtaagattttaattttatgcacgaGAACGTACATAAATTTAGTGTGGTCCATGTATTGGTTGGCTGGTGAAGATTTGTGACAGATTTTATTTCCTTTTGACATTCTGCCCCTCATTCAACTCTTATCATATAGGTACATAAATACTTCATCTAAGTTAAAAATATTTACTCATTGTTTCCCAAAATTATTTTCTCACTTTTATTTCTATAAATTTTTCCTCTACAATTTTGACTTCAAATACACAGTGTTAGTATTATTGTTTGTGACTTTTTGTTATATAATATTTAGAGTTGTAATGCTTTGGATCTAACAATTTGTTTGAAATCTAAGAGATCAATCAGAGCACAACATGTGGTGATACAATGACatgtaaatgaaaaaaaaaatcaaattttcTTTTTTTGTTTCATAAAttcttttgtttaaaaaaaaaattttcaaaaaaaaaaaaaaattatttagcccgatttagggtttagggtttagaattttGG
The window above is part of the Rutidosis leptorrhynchoides isolate AG116_Rl617_1_P2 chromosome 1, CSIRO_AGI_Rlap_v1, whole genome shotgun sequence genome. Proteins encoded here:
- the LOC139853678 gene encoding uncharacterized protein, which produces MASSKIYFFLALAFAVVLLITSEVVAAKDSTLDDRGRGEYNGGGRSGHDNGNGGGRGGYDNGSGHAGHDNGGGRGRGGYNNGSGHGGHDNGGGRGGYDNGGGHGGHDNGGGRGGHDNDGGRGGHDNGGSQQGGGGGGGHGGCRYGCCGGGRYNQRGGCKCCSTFAEATAYKQTQNQVYTDVIMMHGHRAIVHYVLLYIYMYYVCNNNWHDFFRKKYVLASSICSTPYQIKVKFQMKLLVLLELGVRLENSEHQPNLDEKSRAGLWIDSPLSPKEHINRAMSTYVRLVD